The genomic window GACAGGGCGGGTGCCACCGGGACTGGGTGCTGCTGTAGGTATTCCAGATACTCTTGCATCCAGGGATACTGCTGGGACTGCTCGTGCAGCTGGCGCAGATACTCGAGCCAAAGGCGTCTCTCGGGCTGCTGTCCTCTCTTCAGGCTCTGGAGCCGGGGGTGCGTACTCTGGGAGGGGCTTCCCCAGGACTGGGGCTTTAGACAGGGGTGAGACTCCACCGTCAGGGCGGGAGGCTGCAGCCAGGCTCCTGGGCTCGTGGAAGCCTCCTTGGCCAAGGCTGAGGCTGGGGCCACTGTCTCTGGGAAGCCAGGACTTTCCCCAAGGGCCGCCTTGGTCACCTTAGACGAGGGGAACCTGGACCTATTTGGCCACGCTAACTGGGCCTCTGCGAGGCTCTCCTGGGGAACATGGCTGGGAGTTGAAGTCTGAGGATTTCTCGGGCCGTGGACCAAGGAGCTCTGCTCTCCCTGGTCCTGGGCCTGCCCGGATAAATtcaagctttctttttctttcagctGCCTTGACTGCTTGGCTCTTCGGTTCTGAAACCAATTCTaaatggggagaggaagaaatggcatGAAGTCCACTAAGCCAGCGCTGCCTTTTCCTAGGGTTtctgggaaggaagggggagatggaggaggaaagggggggcTGCCATGGCGCTGAGCCCCTTCCTCCTATTGTCTCCTCTGATCGGATTGAAACAGGCTCGAATGCTAGCTGTGCAGGAGCGCACGGCCACCCCAGCACGAATCCTTCAAATTGTCCTCTTCAAGGACACACCGAAAGCactgattttctctctctactctcCTGGACAGAGGCTCTTGGCCTTTAGAAAGGATCTCTCTGGATCACCGCACTTCCAGGAACTGggattttattgggggggggctAC from Monodelphis domestica isolate mMonDom1 chromosome 4, mMonDom1.pri, whole genome shotgun sequence includes these protein-coding regions:
- the LOC103105713 gene encoding intestine-specific homeobox-like isoform X1, coding for MDAKQKRLQRHLSGPRKTSNSRSRPAAMKPSKLEPALTSDSSTSSKKGAKRERTMFNEVQLDVLLGEFHKNPYPNYSVRSELANRLDVPESRIQNWFQNRRAKQSRQLKEKESLNLSGQAQDQGEQSSLVHGPRNPQTSTPSHVPQESLAEAQLAWPNRSRFPSSKVTKAALGESPGFPETVAPASALAKEASTSPGAWLQPPALTVESHPCLKPQSWGSPSQSTHPRLQSLKRGQQPERRLWLEYLRQLHEQSQQYPWMQEYLEYLQQHPVPVAPALSPSPPATPLPDTVPSASASLATEAGGPETSPAK
- the LOC103105713 gene encoding cone-rod homeobox protein-like isoform X2, which gives rise to MKPSKLEPALTSDSSTSSKKGAKRERTMFNEVQLDVLLGEFHKNPYPNYSVRSELANRLDVPESRIQNWFQNRRAKQSRQLKEKESLNLSGQAQDQGEQSSLVHGPRNPQTSTPSHVPQESLAEAQLAWPNRSRFPSSKVTKAALGESPGFPETVAPASALAKEASTSPGAWLQPPALTVESHPCLKPQSWGSPSQSTHPRLQSLKRGQQPERRLWLEYLRQLHEQSQQYPWMQEYLEYLQQHPVPVAPALSPSPPATPLPDTVPSASASLATEAGGPETSPAK